The Bartonella grahamii subsp. shimonis region AAAATGGCGAAAAATATGTCCAGATCTTGCTGTGCGATCAACATTTATTGTTGGTTTTCCTGGCGAAACGAATGAAGATTTTAATATCCTGCTAGAATGGTTAGAAGAAGCAAAAATTGAACGCGCTGGGTGCTTTAAATATGAGGAAGTAAAAGGAGCCGCCGCGAATGATTTGGGATTAGAAAATATTCCTGAAGAGGTGAAAGAAAATCGCTGGCATCGTTTTATGGCAAAACAACAACAAATTTCTACACGTCTTTTAAAGAAAAAAATTGGAAAAAGACTTCAGGTGCTTATCGATGAAAGTCAAGGAAAAGTTGCTAAAGGACGTAGTCAATACGATGCTCCAGAAATAGATGGTGTTGTCCATATATCATCACGACGCCCATTGCGTGTGGGTGAATTTGTCAGCGTTAAAATTGAACAGTCAGATGCCTATGATCTTTATGGTATAGCAGTTTGAAAATTTAACTTCTTCCCTGTCTTAATGATGAAAGTTCCTATCAACACCGGTTTATAAAAAATCGGCTGCTCACAATAGAGCTTGGTCGCTTATGTAACTCACTTTATGAAAATTCACAGGCAATCCTTGCCTTGAAGGTTTACTATATACTCCAAAAATATCAAGCAGTTATATATTCTCTTAGTTTAACACCTTAAATGACAGTGATGCAACAGAATAAAATAAAATCTACAACGTTCACTATTTTTACTTAACAAAAGAGCAAACGGACAATCATACTATTTTTCTGTTGCCAATAGTGCGAAAGTCATTGCTTATTTAAAGGAAACTTTTTTCAATAGTGTTTTATGCACACAAGAATTTCCTTTGTGATATGCAGGCGGATGTTTTTTATGGATGCAATTAAGAGAATTTGAAACAAAACAATCTTACAGTAGTTAAATTGCAAAACAACAAATTATCATTATAAATCAGTATCTTGTCTTAAACTCTTTAAACTTATTTTTTAAATCTCTGATTTTTATTAACACGTTTTAAAATCAAAGAATTTCTTATCAAGCAAATGACTTGGACGTACATTTGTTAAAGCGCGAATCATGGTATCTTTACGTCCTGGCATTTGTCTTTCAATATTTTTCAGCATTTCTTTCATTGCATTACGTTGTAAACCATCTTGACTACCGCAAAGATTACAAGGAATAATTGGAAATTGCATTGCTTGAGAAAATTTTTCCAGATCTTCCTCAGCAGCATAAACAAGAGGACGTAAAACAAAAAGATCTCCTTCATCATTTTTAAGTTTTCCAGGCATGGCTGCTAATCGTCCACCGTGAAACAAATTCATAAAAAATGTTTCTAAAACATCATCACGATGATGACCTAAAACTAATGCAGAACATCCCTCTTCACGTGCAACACGATAGAGATTACCACGTCGTAATCGAGAACAAAGTGAACAATATGTTTGCGACTCTGCCAATTTATCTGTAACAATAGAATAAGTATCCTGATATTCAATACGATATGGAATTTTATAAAAACTTAAAAAGTCTGGAATAATATGTTTAGGGAATCCTGGTTGTCCTTGATCAAGATTACAGGCAAGAATATCAACGGATAAAAGACCTCGCCACTTTAAATCTAAAAGAAGCGCTAATAAACCATAAGAGTCTTTTCCACCTGATAAAGCAACAAGCCATTTTTTTCCTATAGAGAGCATAGAAAAATCATCTAAAGCTTGTCGCATATGACGTAAAAGTCGTTTACGCAATTTATTAAATTCTACACTTGAGGGAGCAACACGAAACATTGGATGACAATTATCTGATTCACTTATTAAAGGATCATCTCTCCTTCCATTTTCTTCTATTGCCTGATATTCAACGGAAACATCATTCATAATACCATATCCTGCATAAGTAACAGCTCGTTTTCAAAGATAAAAACAAATATTAAAACAAGCTTACATTTATTTTTTTTGAATTTATAAATTAGATACACAAAAAAGAAATGGAACTATATAAGTTTGACTATAAAACATAGCAATAAACTTAATATAGAACCATTTACAAAAAGCACTTATTAACTTCAAAGGTTATAAAAAAATAACACAATATTTTGAAGTTGTAATAATAATAGAAAAGAGAAACAATTTCTCTTACAGAAAAATTATCGAGAATAAAATTCAACAACCAAATTAGGTTCCATTTGCACAGCATAAGGAACATCTGCAAAAGCAGGAATACGTGTAAAGGTCGCTTTCATCTGTTTATGATCTGCTTCAATATAATCAGGGACATCACGTTCTGCCAATTGCACTGATTCTAAAACTAAAACAAGTTGTTTTGATTTTTCCCGAACCTCAATAATATCACCTGGTTTACAACGATAAGATTGAATATTTGTGCGCCGCCCATTTACATTAACGTGACCATGATTAATAAATTGGCGAGAAGCAAAAATCGTAGGCACAAATTTTGCACGATAGACAACAGCATCCAAACGTGATTCTAACAGACCAATAAGATTTTCACCAGTATCGCCCCGTCGACGAGCTGCCTCCTCATAAGTTTTATGAAATTGTTTTTCTGAAATATCTCCATAAAACCCTTTCAATTTCTGTTTAGCGCGCAACTGCACCCCATAGTCAGAAAGTTTTCCTTTACGACGCTGTCCATGCTGACCTGGACCATAATCACGACGATTGACAGGAGATTTTGGACGACCCCAAATATTTTCTCCCATACGACGGTCAATTTTATACTTTGTTGTTTCGCGTTTACTCATCGCATTTCCTTATAAAATAAAATACGAGATCTTAAGACCCCAAGGAAACGCGCCCTCCTCTGCCTTTAAATACTAAAGACTGACAGAATATCCTAAACATATCAATATGCAAAGCTATCCACGGGACACGTCAATTAATGCTATTTTCTTGAAAGAAAAAGCTAGATTATCATTATTGGTCTCCTAATCCAAAGTCAACTCCTTTCATGAATTTTAAGCCAAATCCTTTAAACAAATTCTCCGTTAAAGAAGTGATATTCTTCGATGTCAACAACGCAAGATCTTGATATTTCTTTATATATTGAGGGTGTATTTTTTCCGACAGTGGTAATAATGATCTGATATGTTTGGCGATCGCTTTCGCTGGATCAATCCACTCAACGGACCATAAAGCATGTTCACGAAAGAAGTTAATCAAAAAAGGATAATGTGTGCAGGCTAAAACAATAACATCAGTATATTGTCTATTTTTTTCCACAAAACATGGCAGGATTTCTTTTCTTAACTCTTCTGTATCGATAGATTTTCCCCGTAAATAATCTTCAGCAAATCCAGCCAGCTTTTTACTTCCCACAAGCTGAACATGACACTGTCCAGCAAAAGAGTTAATTAATTCATTTGTATAGGCACGTTTAACTGTTCCAGGAGTAGCTAATACGGAAATAAAACCAGATTTTGTTTGTTCAGCAGCCAGTTTAATTGCAGGAACCGTTCCTACAAAAGGGACATGAGGAAAATTCTGTCGTAAATCTGCCATCATTAGTGTAGAAACAGTGTTACAAGCAATCACACATAAGGCTGGATTGTAGCGTGTTAAAAGATTTGTAAAAATCTTTAAAATACGCTGTTTCAAAATATTTTCTTTCCAGTTTCCATAAGGAAATCCTGCATCATCAGCAACATAGATAAATTGCATTTCAGAGATAAGAATACGTGCTTCCCTGAACACGGTTAAACCACCAATACCGCTATCAAAAAAAAGAACAGGTCGTTCATCCATTAGTTTTCACACTTATTTTAATTTTTTTACGATCACGCTCTTCAGGTGCTCTACTCCCCCGCGGATATTGTGGCGAAAAATGATCCAAAGAAGATATAATGCCTCGCAATAAACGAACCTCAGGTTCACTAAAGTTAGCGCGCGTAAAAACAGAGCGCAAATTTGCAAGCATTACTCCTTTGCGTTCTGGGGGTCTAAAATACCCACGAATATTCAAAGCCTCTTCTAACTGAGATAAAAAACCATGAAATATTGTTTTATTTGCAGGCTCCATCTCTGCGGCACGAAATGCCGTATCGCTGACATTCTCTAAACCTGTTTTCATCCATTCGTAAGACATTAAAAGAACCGCTTGCGCAATATTAAGTGACGCAAAAGCAGGATTAACTGGAAAAGTAATAATTTCATCAACAAGGCTGATTTCATCATTTTCTAGTCCCCATCTCTCTCTTCCAAAGACAATACCTGTCTTATGTCCGATACTTTCACGCTGACGTAATACGCTTGCTGCTTCGACAGCGCTTTTTACAGTTTTAAATCCACATCTTTCACGTGCTGTTGTGGCAAAAACATAGTGTAAATCTGCAATTGAATCACGCAATGTATTAAAAATCACAACGTTGTTAATGACATGATCCGCTTTACTTGCAACAGCTCTAGCTTTTTCATTTGGAAACGTTTCTCGAGGTTTGACTAATCGAAGCTTAGAAAGCCCAAAATTTGCCATTGCCCTTGCGACCATACCAATGTTTTCAGGAAGCTGCGGTTCAACTAAAATAATAATGGGACCATTTGTTAAATTTTCACGATTCTTATTCGTTCCAGCCATCAATCTTACCTAATTTCACTTAACTATTTCCCTCTTCACTATTTTTTACAAAACCTTCTTCACAGTACTCTAATGTTGTTTAATAATAAATTGCTGTTTAATAATAAATTATAGACAATGTATCTTTTCACTCAAAAATAATAAATTTTAAAAGCCATTAAAGTGAACGATGGAATTTATAACAATTTATATAAGATATCGTAGCGTTTTTTTACGTCAATTTTATCTTTTCTTATAGGGAACCACCCCTACAAATCATAATCTCAGTTGAATTATCAAATCATAAACCCTAAAAAGAGATATGCACTTTATTCCAAAACTTTTTCCTGCAAAGCTTATCCGTCGTTATAAACGTTTCCTTGCAGATGTTCAACAAGATGACCAGCATGTCCTCACCGTATCTGTACCTAATACAGGATCAATGCTTGGATTAACAGCTTTCAATTCTAATATTTGGCTTTCATATCATAACAACATCAAACGAAAATATGCTTATCAATTAGAAATTATTGAAGCTGATAATACTTTGGTTGGCATTAATACTGCTTTACCCAATAAACTTGCGTTAGAAGCAATTCAAAACGGATTACTACCAGAATTAAGTGGATATAAAACAATTTTAAAAGAACAACGCTATGGGACACAATCACGAATTGACTTTCTTTTACGTGATGACATTCTTCCTGATTGTTACCTAGAAGTCAAAAATGTTCATTTTATTCGTCAAAAAGGATTAGCAGAATTTCCTGATAGTGAAACAAAACGTGGTGCACGTCACCTTGATGAACTCATAGAAGTTGTACAACAAGGAAAACGCGCTGCTATGCTTTATATTATTCAACGAGAAGATTGCGCAGCTTTTACAATCTGTCATGATCTTGATCCACTTTATGGACGTAAATTTGATTTAGCATTAAAATCAGGAGTAGAATGTTATGCTGTAAAGTGTCACGTAAGTGTAGAAGGCATTTTTCCGATTCAGAGAGTAAAAATAGAAAACAGAAAAAACAATGACTGAGTATATTGAATATAATAAAAGCCCTTTAAAATTTAATGGGAAAATTCGCATTTTTGATGATTATGCTTTTGCTAAAATGCGTGAAGTTGGTCGCATTGCTGCAGAGTGCCTTGATGCACTTACGGATATTATTAAGCCAGGTGTTACTACACAAGAAATTGATGATTTTGTATTCATTTTTGGTGCTAAGAAAGGAGCACTTCCTGCTGATCTAAATTATCATGGATACAGCCATTCATGCTGTACATCTATCAATCACGTTGTCTGTCATGGCATTCCCAATAAAAGACCCTTGCAAGAAGGCGATATTGTGAATGTTGATGTAACCTTTATCCTTGATGGTTGGCATGGGGATTCAAGCCGAATGTATCCTGTTGGAAAAATCAGGCGTGCTGCAGAACGCCTGCTAAAAATAACCTATGAAAGTCTTATGAAAGGAATCGCTGTTGTTGAGCCTGGGGCAACCACAGGTGATATTGGTGCAGCCATTCAACAGTATGCAGAATCTGAACGATGTTCAATTGTGAAAGATTTTTGTGGACATGGTATTGGGCAGCTTTTTCATGATGCACCCAATATCCTTCATTATGGAAACCCTGGAGAAGGAATAGAATTAAAACAAGGTATGATGTTTACAATTGAGCCTATGATTAACCTTGGTAAACCACAAGTTAAGATTTTATCTGACGGTTGGACTGCTGTTACCCGTGACCGCTCTCTGACAGCACAATATGAACATACAATTGGTGTCACAAATGAAGGGTATGAAATATTTACACAATCTCCTAAAAATATTTTTTATATTCCAAATTCGCATACCTAACACAATGTAGAGATGTTATGGCTAAAAAAATAAATCAAAAGGAAGATACTCCAAGTAATCACTTTGCATTAATATCGAGTTCTCCACTTACCCCAGTATCAGAAAGAAAAAGTGAAGAGCCTCAGAAAAACGCACAGCTCCATAAACATTATCAAGGACATCGTGAGCGTCTTCGGAGGCGTTATTTAAAGTCAAAAGGAAATGCAATCGAAGATTATGAATATCTTGAATTATTGCTTTTTCGCACAATACCCCGCGCAAACACAAAACCCATAGCTAAAAATTTGATAGCACGTTTTGGTTCATTAGCGGATGTGTTGGGGGCAGATATTCACCGACTTCAAGAAATTCCAGGATGTGGTCCCGCCACTGCAATTGATTTAAAAATTATTTCAGATGTTGCTGGACGTCTTGCTCGTGCGCAATTGTTTAAACGTGATGTTTTTTCATCATGGGATAAAGTGTTAGCTTATTGTAAAGCTGTTATGGCTCATGAAACACGTGAACAATTTCGTATTTTGTTTCTTGATAAGAAAAACGGCTTACTTGCTGATGAGGTGCAACAAACTGGAACCATTGATCACACCCCTGTTTATCCTCGTGAAGTTATTTCTCGAGCTTTAGAGTTATCCGCATCAGGACTTATCTTAGTCCACAATCACCCTTCTGGCGATTCCACCCCCTCTGATGCAGATATAACAATGACATATAGATTAAAAGATGCGGCAAATGCATTAGGCATTATTATCCATGACCACCTTATTATTGCACGAAATAACCATACGAGCTTTAAAGCGTTAAAACTTATATAAATCTTATGGGATAAAAAATACGTCATTCAACTATGAATGACGAATCAACTTTCTAAATCAATATCTAATATAGCCATTGAGAAATTATAGGAGAGCTCATCTTCATCTTCATCTCGATAGATAATACCTAAAAACTCATCTCCCATATAAACCTCACAAGAATCACTCTTTTTAGGCCGTGCCCTGACTTGCAATGCTGAGTTTTGGAATATATTTTTTAAGTAATTATCAAGTTTTTTTATTTCATCAGCATTCACTATGCTCTCCTGTTTTTTTGAAACGATTAAAATATTTGCGTGTCGCGCAAATAAGACACTCCCATGATTCTGTAAAGTGAGTAAAAAAGCTTAATCTGAACATTTACTTAATATTACATATACTTACAACGTTCTTTATACATTTATAAAGAACCTTTACAAAAGGATTCTATCATTATTAAATATACCCGAATAGATTAAAAAATGGCAAAAAACTGTATATTTTTAATAATTTTACTTTATCTCCAATTTTAGCATCTGCATTTAGAATGCAGATTTGTAAAAAATTGATCAATAATTTATAATTTTGTTCCTTTTATAAAAAATACAAATAACAATACTTTTTTATTAAAACTACATTTAAAAAAATATTATTACAACATTCAAAAATAATTTTTTTAATAACTTTTAAAGTATAATTGTCTAACCTTAGAAGAATTACATCTCTACAAAATATACAAAATAAGCTAATAAGAGCTTATTTTTCTTCCCATTTTTTATAAAAATTTATGTCACAATAGAAAAATTTTTAAATAAGCTTTTTTCAATTTATACGAGATAAAAATACTGAGTGTTTTTCTAAATGCTAAAATCTATGAAGAATGCTTATCTTATAGGATAACGAGAAAGAAAATCGATAACGCCTTTTTTATAAACTTTATCGCCTACAGCAAGCATATGATCTCGACCAGGAATTGATAAAGCTTCACCACAAGGCAATAAAGCTGCTAATGGCTCTGCAGCACCGCCAATTTCATCTAATGAACCAACGGCAACAAGTGCAGGTTGTTCGATTTTGTAAACTTCAGACGCTGTTAACTCCTGTTTTGATGTGATAATACAAGCAGCCAGAGCACGTTTATCACTTTTCGTTTGATCTGCAAATTTACGGAACATTAAACCGCGCGTATTCGTAATGGTGGAAATATCTTCTGCTAAAAGGGCCTCAGCAACAGGCTCCCAATTTCCTGCTCCCGTTACCATACCAATACCTAAGCCACCAAAAATAACACTGTGTACATATGTTGGATGCAAAAGAGCCATAAAAGCACTAATACGAGCCCCCATAGAATATCCCATAACATGGGCTTTAGATAACTCTAAATGCTGTAGTAACTTTATTGCGTCGCCAGCCATAGCTTGAGGTGTATAAAAGACAGGATCATAACTTTTAACAGAATCTCCGTGACCGCGATTATCAAGAGCAATAACACGATATCCTGCTTCAGTGAGAATGCGAAACCAACCCGTTGCATACCAATTCACTCGTGCAGAAGATCCAAAACCATGGATCAACAAAATAGGCGCGCCCTGCCCTTCTTCTCGATAAGCAAATCGCAAACCATCATATTCAAAAAAACGAATATCTTCAGTGGTCATTTTTATTGCACTTTCCACAAAGTACAGGATGAATAACACGTTGCCCTTTTTGTATCTTTTTTTCAGAAACTTCACCAGCATTAATCTCAAGTGCAAAAGCTGCAGGAACTTCTGATGAAATGGTATTTGCTGAAAATGGAGAAGTGTTTTCAATAATCGATACAATAATTCCCTCAGAGTCTAAGAAAATCATATCTAAAGATAAAGGCGTATTTGCCATCCACATAAAAATTTTCTGTTCATCTCCCGGTTGAGAACTTTTTAGCTGCTTAAAGAGCATTGCACGATCGCGTGGAAAATCAGTCCGATACATTAAACCAGCTGCTGCTTGAGATGGCGTAAAAGCAATCTCTGCCTTATAAAAAAACGTACCTTTCTTTGTAGATATTTCTAAAGGAACCGGATGAATAGGAATCTCTATGGGCTTTTTTGCTACAACAACACGCATTTCTAACATAAAAAGCATCATTAATAAAACAATATGCTTCTTTTTAAAAGGCTTTAACATTCTTGTCTCCACCACAGAAAAATTTTAAATTTGTTTCTAAAACAAAAAGTACCAGAATTAAAAAGTCAAAAAACAAGAGGATTGCTTCCTTGTTGTTTTTCAGTTTCTTTCAAGGCAATACGCAGCATTTTCTCCATTTGGTTTATGGATTCACCCGAGCCATATTTTCTTTAAAAATCTACCTCTATAGCAATTTACGGAATAACCACCTTATAAAACATAGAAAACATACTGTTTTCACTCGTGAAATTCAATGTGTAGCTAGAGGAATGCCTATATCCGGATAAATCTCTGCTGTCATTAAACCTTTTTCTCCTTTACCAAAACGTACAAGAACAACTTGGCCGGAACGAAGCTCTGCTAAACCAAAACGGCGCAACGTTTCCATATGAATAAAAATATCTTCTGTTCCTTGCCCACGGCTAAGAAAACCAAATCCTTTATCTCGATTAAACCATTTAACAATTGCACGTTCTAACCCACTTTCTGGAGTAACAACAACATGGGTACGGGTTGGAACTTCTGATGGATGAATTGCTGAAGAACAATCTATGGATTTTACCTGAACGCACTTTAACCCTCGTTCAGTTTTTTCCACAGCACAAATAACTTTAGCTCCCTCCAAAGCTGTTTGAAAACCATCTCTTCGCATTACCGTAACATGCAATAATATATCGGGGAAATGAGGTAAATCAGGTACAATAAATCCATACCCCTTACTACCATCAAACCACTTAATGACACCGCTAATTTCGATAATCTCCCCACAAGCACCTATACTATCCTCAGATAGGGAACAATCCTTTAATGCATCCTTACTCGCCATAATAACGTGATCCTGTAGCTTATAAATTGTACGATATTGATTCTCTAAGTTTAAGTAAACATTGCTCTTGTATCAACACGCAAGCCCCAAGATAAGATTTCCCCATATTGTCGTATCTTCTATGTTAATGTCAGAGAATATCAACATGAATATTTATAAAACTATTTGATTGTACGCTTTACATATCTTGCAAGGAGTGCCCTACAAAAGAGGTCATATGAAAGGTTTTACATAATGTGTAACTTGCATGATGAAGAAGTTCAATATAAGGTGTAAAAACAACAATTCAATTAAGGAAAATGCGCAATGCAATTGAAGAAAATCCTTACAGCAATCACAGCATTTATGGCACTTACAGCAAATGTTTATGCAAGTGACCCCATCAAAATTGGTGTTTATCTTCCATTAAGTGGCCAAAATGCATTTGGAGGTCAACTTGAAATTAGAGGTATAGAATTAGCCCATAAAAAAATTCCAGAAATTTTAGGACGTAAAGTGGAACTTATTATTATTGATAATAAGTCTGATAAAGTAGAAGCGGCTAATGCTGTTATGCGTTTAACTGCAAGTGAAAAAGTGAACGGAATCATCGGTAGTTATGGCTCTTCACTTGCATTAGCTGGTGGAGAAATATCTGAAAAAGCAAAGACTCCAAGTGTTGCAACTTCCGCAACAAATCCGCTTGTTACACAGGGGAAAAAATATTATTTTCGCGCTTGCTTTATTGATTCCTATCAAGGGGTAGGAATCGCGACTTATGCAATTCAAACTTTACACGCAAAAAAAGCAGCTGTCCTCAAAGATATTTCAAACGATTATGCCATTGGTCTTGCCAGCTATTTTATACGTGCTTTCAAAAAATTAGGTGGTGAAGTTGTCTCAAATTTAAACTATAATTCTGGAGATCAGGATTTTTCAGCTGTTCTTACGCAAATTATCGCGCAAAAACCTGATATCTTATTCATTCCATCTTACTTTGCTGAAGGTGCTATCATTATGAAACAAGCACGAGAATTAGGAGCGAAGTTTCAAATTATGGGTGGAGATGCTATGGATAATCCAGAAACCATTACAATTGCAGGAAAAGCTGCAGAAGGTTTTCTACATACGACACTTCCCTATAGTGAGGATATGCCAAATATGTCAGTAGCTGCGCAAGAATTCACAGCAGAGTGGAAAAAAGCGTATCCTGACAAAGAGCCGAATATCAATTCTGTTTTGGGATATACGAGTTATATGATGTTCATGAAGGCTATTGAAAATGCTGGTAGCGCTGATCGTGAAAAAATTACTATCGCTCTTAGCAAATTAAAAGATTTTAAAACCCCCTTCGGTAATATGTCAATGGATGAAAATCATAACCCTAAAATTCCTATTGGTATCATTAAAATACAGGATGGAAAACGTGTTTATTTAGAAGAAGTTAAACCTGCTTTTTAATTAAAAAGTTTTACTTATTAAAATGCAAGAATTGGTTGAGGATCTTTTTATCAACCAAAAACTTAGAAATTTCTTGTTATCCTATGTAAATTAACAAATGTGGAAGGATGAGAGATGAGCACTGAAATGTTCATCCAGTATTTTTTTAATGCACTGGCATTGGGATCTCTTTATGGGCTTATCGCTATTGGTTACACCATGGTCTACGGTATACTGAGACTCATTAATTTTGCTCACGGTGACATCTTTATGCTGGGAGCGTATTTTGTTTTCTTTTCCACAATTAGCTTTATGCCTGCTTGGGCAGCACTTCTTCTTTTGTTTCTCGCGGTTCTTATTTATTATTCGGTCTTTATAGGGTTTAAAAAGCGACCTTCAACTTATTGGATTGCTGTTTTTTTAATTCTTGCGTTAGTTTTTATTTATTATTTTAAAATTTCTTCACAAGATTTTACCCCGATTTGGGTTTTAGCTCTTTGTTTTTCCATTTTTATTACAAGTGCAGTGGGTATTATTATTGATCAACTTGCCTATAAACCTCTACGCCATGCTCCGCGTATCTCGGCACTTATCGGTGCAATTGGTGTTTCTTTTTTTATTGAAAATCTTGCTACTGTACTCTTTAGTGGCGTTCCGAAAGGTGTAAAACAACCAGATTTTCTTGTAACACCATTTCTATGGCGTCTAGGATCAGGAGCAGATGGTATCATTAGAATTGCTCCCATGTCTCTGATCGTTCCCGTTGTGTCATTGATTCTTATTGTTTTACTGTTATGGATTATCCATAAAACAAAACCGGGTCTTGCTATGCGTGCAATCTCCCATGATATTGAAACGACGCGTTTGATGGGGGTGTCTGTCAATAAAGTTATTGCATTTACATTTGGAATAGGCTCATCTCTTGCCGCTATAGCAGGTATTATGTGGTCTTTACGTTATCCTCAAATTCAGCCTTATATGGGTGTTCTTCCTGGTCTTAAAGCATTTATCGCTGCTGTT contains the following coding sequences:
- a CDS encoding ABC transporter substrate-binding protein — encoded protein: MQLKKILTAITAFMALTANVYASDPIKIGVYLPLSGQNAFGGQLEIRGIELAHKKIPEILGRKVELIIIDNKSDKVEAANAVMRLTASEKVNGIIGSYGSSLALAGGEISEKAKTPSVATSATNPLVTQGKKYYFRACFIDSYQGVGIATYAIQTLHAKKAAVLKDISNDYAIGLASYFIRAFKKLGGEVVSNLNYNSGDQDFSAVLTQIIAQKPDILFIPSYFAEGAIIMKQARELGAKFQIMGGDAMDNPETITIAGKAAEGFLHTTLPYSEDMPNMSVAAQEFTAEWKKAYPDKEPNINSVLGYTSYMMFMKAIENAGSADREKITIALSKLKDFKTPFGNMSMDENHNPKIPIGIIKIQDGKRVYLEEVKPAF
- a CDS encoding branched-chain amino acid ABC transporter permease translates to MSTEMFIQYFFNALALGSLYGLIAIGYTMVYGILRLINFAHGDIFMLGAYFVFFSTISFMPAWAALLLLFLAVLIYYSVFIGFKKRPSTYWIAVFLILALVFIYYFKISSQDFTPIWVLALCFSIFITSAVGIIIDQLAYKPLRHAPRISALIGAIGVSFFIENLATVLFSGVPKGVKQPDFLVTPFLWRLGSGADGIIRIAPMSLIVPVVSLILIVLLLWIIHKTKPGLAMRAISHDIETTRLMGVSVNKVIAFTFGIGSSLAAIAGIMWSLRYPQIQPYMGVLPGLKAFIAAVIGGIGSIPGAMLGGLLLGFIEIMIIAFFPALSGYRDAFAFILLILILLIMPTGLMGKKSQEKI